The Peribacillus simplex genome contains a region encoding:
- a CDS encoding adenine deaminase C-terminal domain-containing protein: protein MNARAYRHELIEVAQGQRPADMFIKGGTVINVYSGEFLQQNIALYKDCIAYVGENEVKIDENTTVIDANGIFVSPGFIETHAHPWVIYNPISITAKVLPLGTTTTVNDNLFFYLHLGHSGFKKLLCELKKLPGNFFWLIRLVSQAGYPGERDWFNKEDIMDLLSIEEVLGTAEVTRWPLLYKGDSVLLDIIDAAKKMGKVADGHNAGCSFEKLNSIAASGISACHEAITAEEALDRLRLGLWTVLRNSSLRPDLSKIIKLITAGQVSTGRILMTTDGPHPSFIEKEGFVDGLVRQAVEHGVPVMEAIQMVTINAATYLKQDDYIGGLAPGKKADILLLPDLEQFRPDLVISNGRIVAKNGELTIKMPDLDWDMHLPESTFSFSRGILANHDLYLYPHTSSNDSVPVIHFVSNVITERKNLVLPAKNGYVDLSAKEGLMYAALIDRKGKWVTKGILEKFALNLDGMASTFNTTTDLLTIGRNPEAMAKAASRVHELGGGVVIVDGHEIILEIPLQVTGMMTSDPSFDKAVEFNDKLLKVLQARGYPFHDILYTLLFLTCDFLPGLRLNPFGLYDVKTDRILFPSTSMTHFLNEMKA, encoded by the coding sequence GTGAATGCAAGAGCATACCGGCATGAATTGATCGAAGTGGCACAAGGACAACGACCCGCTGATATGTTCATTAAAGGCGGAACTGTTATTAATGTATATTCTGGTGAATTTCTTCAGCAAAATATTGCGCTGTATAAGGACTGCATTGCATATGTAGGGGAAAATGAAGTGAAGATAGATGAAAACACCACTGTAATAGATGCAAATGGTATTTTTGTATCTCCAGGATTCATTGAAACTCATGCACATCCTTGGGTTATATACAATCCTATAAGTATCACCGCAAAAGTATTGCCATTGGGTACTACCACTACAGTGAATGATAATCTATTTTTTTATTTGCACTTAGGTCACTCGGGCTTCAAAAAGCTTCTATGCGAGTTGAAGAAACTGCCAGGAAACTTTTTTTGGTTAATAAGATTAGTTTCACAGGCTGGATATCCAGGTGAAAGGGATTGGTTCAATAAAGAGGATATAATGGACCTTCTTTCGATTGAAGAAGTACTTGGAACGGCAGAAGTGACTCGTTGGCCTTTACTATACAAAGGGGATTCGGTTTTACTCGATATTATAGATGCGGCTAAAAAAATGGGGAAAGTGGCAGATGGGCATAATGCGGGGTGCTCTTTTGAAAAATTAAATTCGATTGCAGCTTCAGGTATAAGTGCCTGTCATGAAGCGATAACCGCGGAAGAGGCCCTGGATCGTTTGCGGTTGGGTTTATGGACAGTCCTAAGAAACAGTTCGCTTCGTCCGGACTTGTCAAAAATAATCAAGCTGATTACTGCTGGACAGGTAAGTACCGGCAGGATCTTGATGACTACGGATGGTCCGCATCCATCTTTTATTGAAAAAGAAGGATTCGTAGATGGACTTGTAAGGCAGGCTGTGGAACATGGAGTCCCGGTTATGGAAGCCATTCAGATGGTCACCATCAATGCGGCTACATACCTTAAACAGGACGATTATATTGGCGGATTGGCTCCGGGTAAAAAAGCGGATATATTATTGTTGCCTGATTTGGAGCAGTTTCGTCCGGACTTAGTGATCTCAAACGGGAGAATTGTTGCAAAAAATGGAGAGTTGACGATCAAGATGCCAGATTTGGATTGGGATATGCATTTACCTGAAAGTACATTCTCCTTTTCAAGAGGAATTCTGGCAAATCATGATTTGTATCTATATCCACACACCTCTTCAAATGATTCAGTCCCGGTTATTCATTTTGTTAGCAATGTAATAACCGAACGGAAAAATTTGGTTCTCCCAGCCAAGAATGGTTATGTCGATCTTTCAGCCAAAGAGGGACTTATGTATGCAGCTCTTATCGATAGAAAGGGGAAGTGGGTTACAAAAGGTATTTTAGAAAAGTTTGCGTTGAATTTAGACGGTATGGCCTCGACCTTTAATACAACGACTGACTTGCTCACAATCGGAAGAAATCCAGAGGCGATGGCAAAAGCTGCTTCAAGAGTTCATGAACTGGGAGGAGGAGTCGTAATTGTCGATGGCCATGAAATAATACTTGAAATTCCTTTACAGGTTACGGGAATGATGACTTCTGATCCTTCATTTGATAAGGCAGTTGAATTTAATGATAAATTATTAAAGGTGCTCCAAGCGAGAGGCTATCCTTTTCACGACATTTTGTATACTTTATTATTTTTAACTTGCGACTTTCTTCCTGGACTGCGATTAAATCCCTTTGGTCTATATGATGTGAAAACCGATAGAATCTTATTTCCTTCCACATCCATGACGCACTTTTTAAACGAAATGAAAGCGTAG
- a CDS encoding benzoate-CoA ligase family protein, producing the protein MYNASYNFFQKNIEAGKGDKTAIYYENQSYTYQDIDTLGNQFGAALKELGMEMEQRVLLLLHDSPEFIISFFGAIKVGAIPIPTNTLLPIKDYEYLLNNSRSKVLVTTCEQWEKLKLVKNRLLFLRHVVLVDGVDLNLKEENEHSFQTITRRQNKDLPPCFSNINDQAFWLYTSGSTGEPKGVIHLQTDMEEAFKNYAKNILQITENDITFSASKLFFAYGLGNAMYFPFGAGATTVLMPDRPTAEKVFETIEKYRPTIFFGVPTLYGSMLNYLEKTKETYDLSSIRLCVSAGEALPASYIEQWKRVFGLDIIDGIGSTESLHIYLSNQADDIRQGSTGKIVPGYEAKIVDEQGHETQVNEVGDLLIKGESIAASYWNLNEENKKKFIGNWLVTGDKYFKDEDGFYWYAGRNDDMMKVNGIWVSPIEIENALLSHPDILETAVVAVKDENGLVKPKAFIVLKADAESGEGVKAELKGFVKKVLAPYKYPRDIEFVNELPKTSTGKIQRFKLRESEIKSQS; encoded by the coding sequence ATGTACAATGCCTCCTATAATTTCTTCCAGAAAAACATTGAGGCAGGCAAAGGGGATAAAACCGCTATTTATTATGAAAATCAATCTTATACCTATCAAGATATCGATACCCTTGGTAATCAATTTGGTGCGGCATTAAAAGAATTGGGGATGGAGATGGAACAGCGCGTCCTGCTTTTATTACATGATTCTCCGGAATTCATCATCAGTTTCTTCGGTGCAATAAAGGTTGGGGCAATCCCGATTCCAACCAATACGCTTTTGCCCATAAAGGATTATGAGTATCTTTTGAATAATAGCCGTTCTAAAGTGTTGGTTACTACTTGTGAACAATGGGAGAAGTTAAAGCTTGTTAAAAATAGATTACTTTTCTTGAGGCATGTCGTCTTGGTTGATGGGGTTGATCTGAACCTGAAGGAAGAAAACGAACATTCTTTCCAGACTATTACTCGCAGGCAAAATAAAGACCTGCCTCCTTGTTTTAGCAACATTAATGATCAAGCGTTCTGGCTCTATACTTCAGGAAGTACAGGTGAGCCAAAAGGGGTTATTCACCTTCAAACCGATATGGAAGAAGCCTTCAAAAACTACGCCAAGAACATTTTACAAATCACCGAAAATGATATTACTTTTTCGGCTTCGAAGCTTTTCTTTGCTTATGGTTTGGGAAACGCGATGTATTTTCCTTTTGGAGCTGGGGCAACCACTGTTTTAATGCCGGACCGGCCGACTGCAGAAAAGGTATTCGAGACGATAGAGAAGTATCGTCCAACCATTTTTTTTGGTGTCCCGACTCTGTATGGATCGATGCTCAATTACCTTGAGAAGACGAAGGAAACCTATGATCTTTCTTCAATTAGACTTTGCGTATCAGCAGGAGAGGCACTGCCGGCTTCTTATATCGAACAATGGAAGAGAGTTTTCGGATTGGATATTATAGACGGAATTGGTTCGACCGAATCACTTCATATATACCTTTCCAATCAAGCAGATGATATTCGTCAAGGAAGCACAGGAAAAATCGTTCCCGGTTACGAAGCTAAAATAGTGGATGAACAAGGTCATGAAACTCAGGTGAATGAAGTGGGAGATCTATTAATTAAGGGAGAAAGCATTGCAGCCTCTTATTGGAATCTCAATGAAGAAAACAAAAAGAAGTTTATTGGTAATTGGCTGGTGACTGGAGATAAATACTTCAAGGATGAAGATGGCTTCTATTGGTATGCGGGCCGCAATGATGACATGATGAAGGTAAATGGAATTTGGGTATCGCCAATAGAAATAGAAAATGCACTCTTATCACATCCCGATATACTGGAAACGGCTGTTGTTGCTGTAAAGGATGAAAATGGTTTAGTAAAGCCAAAAGCCTTTATCGTATTAAAAGCTGATGCGGAATCAGGTGAAGGAGTAAAAGCGGAATTAAAAGGGTTTGTCAAAAAAGTGTTAGCACCGTATAAATATCCTCGTGACATTGAATTCGTGAACGAGTTACCAAAGACTTCGACAGGAAAGATACAAAGATTTAAATTAAGAGAGTCAGAGATCAAATCACAATCGTAA
- a CDS encoding class I adenylate-forming enzyme family protein yields the protein MESMLTFGTVIKQNASKYKNKPAVIFQDTIKTYEELNIRANKIGNAFLGRGFRKGDKVAVMLKNHSAYVEIMAGLSKIGVIIVPINYRLVGPEVEYILRNSESRGFIISKEYEGIAQVLLPKNSQLDTVLVVGGASNENMEGYVDFLASGCDAEPNIEVNEKDTFYLGYTSGTTGKPKGVVISHRSRILTGMAAAYEYKIDESDIHLVAGPVYHAAPWIFLVMQLLVGGTLVIHESFNAEQVLEDIERYKITNTFLAPTMYNFLINTREDTKTKHDITSMRVLISAGSPLPTQTKMDILEFFKNADLNEFYGSTESAITLNIKPGDIRRKERSVGHPFPLVECLILDDEKNPVSNGEVGELYFKSPYNLDGYYNNPDADAASFYHGFFTVGDMALQDEDGFYYIVDRKKDMLISGGVNIYPREIEEVLYSHPGILDVAVIGVPDAVWGESVKAIVVQREEANLKAEDIISYCEGKLAGYKKPKSVDFVHELPRNPSGKILKTTLRESFANDRNGIFHIN from the coding sequence ATGGAGAGCATGCTGACATTTGGTACAGTTATAAAGCAAAATGCAAGTAAGTACAAAAATAAGCCGGCTGTTATTTTTCAAGATACGATCAAGACATATGAAGAGTTAAACATTCGCGCGAATAAAATTGGAAACGCTTTCTTGGGACGTGGCTTTCGAAAAGGTGATAAAGTAGCTGTCATGTTAAAGAATCATTCTGCTTATGTCGAGATCATGGCCGGGCTGTCCAAAATCGGAGTCATCATTGTACCGATAAACTATCGCCTGGTTGGACCTGAAGTAGAATATATACTAAGAAACTCTGAAAGCCGGGGATTCATTATTTCAAAAGAATATGAAGGGATTGCCCAAGTGTTGCTTCCAAAAAACTCTCAATTAGACACCGTTCTGGTAGTGGGTGGTGCATCCAATGAAAATATGGAAGGGTATGTAGATTTTCTTGCTTCAGGCTGTGATGCGGAACCGAACATAGAGGTTAATGAGAAAGATACTTTCTATCTGGGCTACACTTCCGGTACGACCGGAAAGCCAAAAGGAGTGGTCATTTCCCATCGATCCCGAATACTGACAGGAATGGCCGCAGCTTATGAATACAAGATCGACGAATCAGATATTCACCTTGTTGCCGGGCCTGTTTATCATGCAGCACCATGGATTTTTCTTGTCATGCAGCTGCTCGTGGGCGGCACCCTTGTCATTCATGAATCATTTAATGCAGAACAGGTGCTTGAAGACATTGAACGATACAAGATCACAAACACATTCCTTGCACCAACGATGTACAATTTCTTGATCAACACGAGGGAAGACACAAAAACAAAGCATGACATCACCTCTATGCGCGTGTTGATTTCAGCAGGCTCGCCGCTGCCGACACAAACAAAAATGGATATTCTGGAATTTTTCAAAAATGCCGATTTGAACGAATTTTACGGCTCGACTGAAAGTGCGATTACACTGAACATTAAGCCGGGTGACATTCGCCGGAAGGAACGTTCAGTGGGACATCCTTTCCCGCTTGTGGAATGTTTAATTTTGGATGACGAGAAGAATCCAGTTTCGAACGGTGAAGTAGGGGAGTTGTATTTTAAATCACCGTACAACTTAGACGGCTATTATAACAATCCGGATGCTGACGCCGCTTCATTTTATCATGGTTTTTTTACAGTGGGAGATATGGCGCTGCAGGATGAGGATGGATTTTACTATATTGTAGACCGAAAGAAAGACATGCTGATCAGCGGCGGTGTTAATATTTATCCGCGTGAAATTGAGGAAGTCCTTTATTCACATCCCGGGATTCTCGATGTTGCGGTGATTGGTGTACCGGATGCCGTGTGGGGGGAATCGGTTAAAGCCATTGTTGTACAAAGAGAAGAGGCTAATCTCAAAGCAGAAGATATCATTAGTTACTGCGAAGGAAAATTAGCCGGCTATAAGAAACCAAAATCGGTAGACTTTGTGCATGAACTCCCACGCAACCCATCGGGGAAAATATTAAAAACAACATTGCGGGAATCCTTTGCAAATGATAGAAATGGAATCTTTCATATTAATTAA